A genomic stretch from Solanum stenotomum isolate F172 chromosome 8, ASM1918654v1, whole genome shotgun sequence includes:
- the LOC125872523 gene encoding uncharacterized protein LOC125872523, translating into MATDEIKLSMKLLIDTKNKKVVFAEVENDFVDFLFYILTLPLSTVTKLLKDKGMNGCLPNIYESVENLNDTYMKSKHIILQPKCPVNISKAPLPLLDGIPTLTTLYKCSNSTCTAYNVTDDPGSNCPGCMFRKMSVQVVYAGPPGVKESKAATGFFVKDVVKYMVMDDLVVKPLTLSNITALKDYSTIKEIVSLHEEVVQFGKEEALKLLKSSLESKAVLTSVFMSLVKVEK; encoded by the exons ATGGCGACTGATGAGATCAAATTGAGCATGAAGCTTTTGATCGACACTAAGAATAAAAAAGTAGTATTTGCTGAGGTTGAAAATGATTTTGTTGATTTCCTCTTTTACATTCTTACATTGCCATTGAGTACTGTTACTAAGCTTCTTAAGGATAAAGGAATGAATGGGTGCTTGCCTAACATCTACGAGAGCGTAGAAAATCTGAATGACACTTATATGAAGTCTAAGCATATCATTTTACAACCAAAGTGTCCTGTTAATATTTCAAAAGCTCCTCTTCCATTGCTTGATGGCATTCCTACTCTAACTACTCTTTATAAATGCAGCAACTCCACCTGCACTGCTTATAATGTCACCGATGATCCTGGTAGTAACTGTCCAGGTTGTATGTTCCGTAAAATGTCAGTACAAGTGGTGTATGCAGGTCCACCTGGAGTAAAGGAATCTAAGGCAGCAACAGGGTTTTTTGTAAAGGATGTAGTGAAGTACATGGTGATGGATGACTTGGTGGTTAAGCCTCTCACCCTATCTAACATTACCGCTCTTAAAGACTACTCTACTATTAAGGAGATTGTTTCATTGCACGAGGAAGTTGTACAGTTTGGAAAGGAAGAG GCGTTGAAGTTGCTGAAATCCTCTTTGGAGTCGAAAGCTGTTCTGACAAGTGTTTTCATGAGCCTTGTAAAAGTGGAGAAATAG
- the LOC125873033 gene encoding gibberellin-regulated protein 6-like, which yields MAKIVSFLLLALLAISMLANTVMAANGKHHHAKKYGPGSLKPSQCLPQCTRRCSKTQYHKPCMFFCQKCCNKCLCVPPGTYGNKAVCPCYNNWKTKEGGPKCP from the exons ATGGCTAAGATTGTTTCATTTCTCCTTTTGGCCCTCCTTGCCATCTCCATGCTTGCTAACACTGTTATGGCTGCAAATGGCAAACACCACCATGCT AAAAAGTATGGACCAGGGAGCTTGAAGCCCTCGC AATGTCTACCACAATGTACGAGGAGGTGTAGCAAGACACAGTACCACAAGCCATGCATGTTCTTCTGCCAAAAATGTTGCAACAAGTGTTTGTGTGTTCCACCTGGTACTTATGGAAACAAGGCTGTTTGTCCTTGTTACAACAACTGGAAGACCAAGGAAGGAGGACCTAAATGCCCTTAA
- the LOC125873036 gene encoding uncharacterized protein LOC125873036, with protein MTTSETKLSMKLLIDTKAKKVLFAEAEKNCVDFLFLILSLPVATVIKLLKKKGMNYGCLPKLYDSVENLNDTYIQSKDILLKPKSSVIGISCIPLLSIDDVPATTQKTFYACSNTYSHSSVSDDPRANCTSCQCPMSRRLSYVAPPVASGAVASTSGFVKDVVTYMVMDDLVIKPMSTISSITLLNKFNVKDVGVLQEEVVNFGMEEVIQLIIASFESKTVLTSVFMSLIKVSK; from the exons ATGACGACTTCCGAGACCAAATTGAGCATGAAGCTTTTGATTGACACTAAGGCTAAAAAAGTACTATTTGCAGAGGCTGAGAAGAATTGTGTGGATTTCTTGTTTCTCATTCTCTCATTGCCAGTGGCTACAGTCATTAAGCTTCTTAAGAAGAAAGGGATGAATTATGGATGCTTGCCTAAACTCTATGATAGTGTCGAAAATTTGAACGACACTTATATTCAGTCGAAGGACATCCTTTTGAAACCTAAGTCATCAGTAATTGGGATCTCTTGCATTCCACTTCTATCAATTGATGATGTTCCGGCAACTACACAAAAGACCTTTTATGCCTGTTCCAACACTTATTCCCACTCATCTGTTTCTGATGACCCTAGAGCAAATTGTACAAGTTGTCAATGTCCTATGTCAAGACGTTTGAGCTATGTTGCTCCTCCGGTAGCGAGTGGAGCTGTGGCATCAACAAGTGGTTTTGTGAAGGATGTTGTGACATACATGGTGATGGATGACTTGGTGATTAAGCCTATGTCCACTATTTCAAGCATTACTCTTCTCAACAAGTTCAATGTCAAGGATGTTGGTGTACTTCAAGAGGAAGTTGTTAATTTTGGAATGGAAGAGGTAATTCAATTGAttatt GCATCCTTCGAGTCGAAGACAGTCCTGACTAGTGTTTTCATGAGCCTCATAAAAGTGTCGAAATAG
- the LOC125872526 gene encoding uncharacterized protein LOC125872526 produces the protein MDISARTKEIVTTCNSKLSLKLLIDTKSKEVVFAEAEKDCVDFLFHILSLPVSTVIRLLKTKGLNYGCLPNLYESVENLNDTYIQSNQDKDILLKPKSPVGIFSVPFLALNDVPAQKTSYICASAYVCGPTTSTYVTDVPNSLCPNCRNRMSRKLTYLTPQGVKEPGFVKEAVKYMVMDDLVVKPLSIVSSITGLNKYFNAKDVGSLQEKVVNLGMAEALKLLKASFESKTVLTSVFMSSAKRK, from the exons ATGGA TATTTCTGCAAGAACAAAAGAAATCGTGACTACTTGTAATTCCAAATTGAGTTTGAAGCTTTTGATTGACACCAAGTCTAAAGAAGTCGTATTTGCAGAGGCTGAAAAGGATTGTGTTGATTTTCTATTTCACATTCTCTCATTGCCTGTGAGCACTGTCATTAGGCTTCTCAAGACGAAAGGATTGAATTATGGATGTTTGCCTAACCTCTACGAAAGCGTAGAAAATCTGAACGATACTTATATTCAGTCTAACCAAGACAAGGACATCCTTTTAAAACCCAAATCTCCAGTTGGGATCTTTTCTGTTCCTTTTCTAGCACTTAATGACGTTCCGGCACAAAAGACATCTTATATATGTGCTAGTGCTTATGTTTGTGGTCCCACCACTTCTACTTATGTTACAGATGTCCCTAATTCCCTATGTCCGAATTGTCGGAACCGTATGTCCAGAAAGTTGACGTATCTCACTCCACAGGGAGTGAAGGAGCCTGGTTTTGTAAAGGAGGCAGTGAAATACATGGTGATGGATGATTTGGTTGTTAAGCCTCTTTCCATCGTATCTAGCATTACCGGTCTTAACAAGTACTTTAATGCCAAGGATGTTGGTTCCCTGCAGGAGAAAGTTGTAAATTTAGGAATGGCAGAG GCGCTGAAGTTGCTGAAGGCATCGTTTGAATCAAAAACAGTTCTGACAAGTGTTTTCATGAGCAGTGCTAAGCGAAAATGA
- the LOC125872527 gene encoding uncharacterized protein LOC125872527 — MTTSDSKLSLKLLIDSKAKKVLFAEAEKDCVDFLFHILSLPVSTVIRLLKTKGLNYGCLPNLYESVENLNVTYIQSNQDKDILLKPKSPVGIFSVPFLALNDVSVQKTIYGCARYACGSTTYSTYYVTDNPNSLCPTCGNRMSRMLTYLVPQGVKEPVGTTGSGFVKEAVKYTVMDDLVVKPISVVSSITALNKYFNVKDVGSLQEKVVNLGMEEALKLLKASFELKTVLTSVFMSSAKQKRDSIE; from the exons ATGACGACTTCTGATTCCAAATTGAGTTTGAAACTGTTGATTGACAGCAAGGCTAAAAAAGTCCTATTTGCAGAGGCTGAAAAGGATTGTGTTGATTTTCTATTTCACATTCTCTCGTTGCCAGTGAGCACTGTCATTAGGCTTCTCAAGACGAAAGGATTGAATTATGGGTGCTTGCCTAACCTCTACGAGAGCGTAGAAAATCTAAATGTTACTTATATTCAATCTAACCAAGACAAGGACATCCTTTTAAAACCCAAGTCTCCTGTTGGGATTTTTTCTGTTCCTTTTCTAGCACTTAATGATGTTTCGGTACAAAAGACAATTTATGGATGTGCTCGTTACGCATGTGGTTCCACCACTTATAGTACTTACTATGTTACTGATAACCCTAATTCTCTATGTCCGACTTGTGGGAACCGTATGTCAAGAATGTTGACGTATCTTGTTCCGCAGGGAGTGAAGGAACCTGTGGGTACTACAGGCAGTGGTTTTGTAAAGGAGGCAGTGAAATACACGGTGATGGATGATTTGGTTGTGAAGCCCATCTCCGTTGTATCTAGCATCACCGCTCTTAACAAGTACTTTAATGTCAAGGATGTTGGTTCCCTGCAGGAGAAAGTTGTAAATTTAGGAATGGAAGAG GCGCTGAAGTTGCTGAAGGCATCGTTTGAATTAAAAACAGTTCTGACTAGTGTTTTCATGAGCAGTGCTAAGCAAAAAAGAGATAGCATAGAATAA
- the LOC125873028 gene encoding uncharacterized protein LOC125873028, with the protein MTATCDTKLSMKLLIDTKAGKVLFAEAEKDCVDFLFHILSLPVGTVVSLLKEKGMNWCLHNLYKSVENLNDTYMKSNEARNILLKPKSSIGIISSVPLRLLNDFPITQTATKNYKCPNYSCSYYTDNHNAYCPHCDEFVVKVAPPAATSTGFVKEVVTYMVMDDLVVKPMSTISSITLLNKFNVKDVGVLHEKVVHFGMEEALKLLKASFESKAVLTSVFMSSIQAEK; encoded by the exons ATGACGGCTACTTGTGATACCAAATTGAGCATGAAACTTCTGATTGACACCAAGGCTGGCAAAGTCCTATTTGCTGAGGCTGAAAAGGATTGTGTTGATTTCCTCTTTCACATTCTCTCATTGCCAGTGGGCACTGTCGTTAGTCTTCTCAAAGAAAAGGGAATGAATTGGTGTTTGCATAACCTCTACAAAAGCGTAGAGAATCTGAATGACACTTATATGAAGTCGAACGAAGCCAGAAATATCCTTTTGAAACCCAAGTCTTCAATTGGAATAATATCTTCCGTTCCTCTTCGATTGCTTAATGACTTTCCGATCACTCAAACGGCTACAAAGAATTATAAATGTCCTAATTACTCCTGCTCTTATTATACCGATAACCATAATGCTTATTGTCCACATTGTGATGAATTTGTGGTTAAAGTTGCTCCACCGGCAGCTACAAGCACGGGTTTTGTGAAGGAGGTAGTGACATACATGGTGATGGATGACTTGGTGGTTAAGCCTATGTCCACCATCTCTAGCATTACACTTCTTAACAAGTTTAATGTCAAGGATGTTGGTGTCTTGCACGAGAAAGTTGTACATTTTGGAATGGAAGAG GCGCTGAAGTTGCTGAAAGCATCTTTCGAGTCGAAAGCAGTTCTGACTAGTGTTTTCATGAGCAGCATACAAGCGGAGAAATAG